From the Purpureocillium takamizusanense chromosome 6, complete sequence genome, one window contains:
- a CDS encoding uncharacterized protein (antiSMASH:Cluster_6.1~TransMembrane:7 (o76-96i117-138o150-170i219-237o249-270i317-339o354-374i)~EggNog:ENOG503PH8S), whose protein sequence is MGALFSRPGREDSALPTGAFSAGNLSSLDSPSIAPYLGINTGLYNGIPTSDLPPIPFEWIVSPRNVTDTCPNGARILTWFGVTEAVITLLTPLVAYRPLIHFLSRGLLGRRSKNSLWLAWTVTFACQLVANAVAAGLIGNTPGYGHLNMLHIFTVLMARPRFHFVVLGLLRTVVRVRRPRSWDGGTNNNNKTTIIRRKDDGGVEFPYTDAWIATSLSEMLLLIVSAIFTGVTWHRLPEASKAREFISDHVSFVASAPGLLLLCMVALVPFHKRYGEAFPSEGRRYETGRHWGVRVRRDGTARVGVKHTKRQTVLKRWASAVVGGIVLAYVTLVQFAYWARFLEMSGVLFCPPKLVSTGIVWTVFTLAGLVAGAAS, encoded by the exons ATGGGAGCTCTCTTCTCGCGGCCCGGTCGTGAGGACAGCGCCCTTCCCACCGGCGCCTTCTCTGCCGGCAACCTCTCCTCGCTCGACAGCCCTTCCATCGCGCCGTACTTGGGCATCAACACGGGCCTCTACAATGGCATCCCGACGTCAGACCTCCCGCCGATTCCGTTCGAATGGATCGTGTCGCCTCGAAACGTCACCGACACGTGCCCGAACGGCGCGCGGATACTCACCTGGTTCGGCGTGACGGAGGCCGTCATCACGCTCCTCACGCCCCTGGTGGCGTACCGTCCGCTCATCCACTTCCTCTCGCgcgggctcctcggccgccggtCCAAAAACTCCCTCTGGCTCGCCTGGACCGTCACCTTTGCGtgccagctcgtcgccaacgccgtcgcggcgggcctcATCGGCAACACGCCCGGGTACGGACACCTCAACATGCTGCACATCTTCACCGTGCTcatggcccgcccgcggTTCCACTTTGTCGTCCTGGGCCTGCTGCGGACCGTCGTGCGCGTGCGTCGGCCGCGCAGCTGGGACGGCGGCAcgaacaacaacaacaaaacgACCATTATCCggcgcaaggacgacggcggcgtcgagttCCCCTACACGGACGCCTGGATCGCCACCTCCCTCTccgagatgctgctgctcatcgtcTCCGCCATCTTCACGGGCGTGACGTGGCACCGCCTGCCCGAGGCCAGCAAGGCGCGCGAGTTCATCTCCGACCACGTCAGCTTcgtggccagcgcgccgggcctcctgctgctgtgcaTGGTCGCCCTCGTGCCCTTCCACAAGCGCTACGGGGAGGCGTTCCCGTCCGAGGGGAGGCGCTACGAGACGGGCAGGCATTGgggcgtgcgcgtgcgccgcgacggcacggcGAGGGTCGGCGTCAAGCACACGAAGCGCCAGACGGTGCTGAAGCGCTGGgcgagcgccgtcgtcggcggcatcgtcctgGCGTACGTGACGCTGGTGCAGTTTGCTTACTGGGCGAGGTTCCTGGAGATGAGCGGTGTTTT GTTTTGTCCGCCAAAGCTCGTGAGCACTGGGATTGTCTGGACTGTGTTCACGCTTGCAG GTCTCGTGGCTGGCGCTGCCTCCTAG
- a CDS encoding uncharacterized protein (antiSMASH:Cluster_6.1~TransMembrane:4 (i12-29o49-66i78-99o119-135i)~EggNog:ENOG503P5WT), with product MSHLTDSIPRSLMAANSLLFSGLLYVKSWNETHVFNPRWPAHARFHNGQSLSFGAMASLTATWLLHRRTLTADAAQDSLLLAAIVGSMPAASGITAVFYPGSWWAEPEWDNGKIMGPQGWVYVGQVVLTWTLFLLEKLRLQAEAERAAKAKKQ from the coding sequence ATGTCTCACTTAACCGACTCGATCCCGCGCAgcctcatggccgccaacaGCCTGCTCTTCTCGGGGCTGCTCTACGTGAAGAGCTGGAACGAGACGCACGTCTTCAAcccgcgctggccggcgcacgcgcgctTTCACAACGGGCAGTCGCTGTCTTtcggcgccatggcatcgCTCACAGCGACGTGGCTCTTGCACAGGCGCACGCTCACGGCAGACGCGGCGCAGGATtcgctcctcctcgccgccatcgtggGCTCCATGCCGGCCGCCTCCGGAATCACGGCCGTGTTCTACCCCGGGTCCTGGTGGGCGGAGCCAGAATGGGACAACGGCAAGATAATGGGCCCGCAGGGGTGGGTTTACGTCGGACAGGTGGTGCTTACCTGGACGTTGTTTTTGCTGGAGAAGTTGCgtctgcaggccgaggcggagagggccgcaaaggccaagaagcagTGA
- a CDS encoding Ubiquitinyl hydrolase 1 (antiSMASH:Cluster_6.1~COG:U~EggNog:ENOG503PBFW) — protein MSGLVTRGTALAKWLLPATLSRRGPERRGMLVGLDAAGKTTLLYRWKLGETVTTIPTVGFNVETVSRDGGFFDLVLWDIGGGDRIRPLFRHYIPSTEYIIFIHDCADHERRDEQLDEFNRVAQTLADADGRFICVIFNKQDLLPPAKRRRHVADLARRYEEKAATYAGKLAVDVLNLPGLSATKSSDADLHVVLDHVQETLRHGPKPRAAAVAASAVESRLVVKVPRPDVDDLKREAQRMVDADGLSADEFWQALERGDLQDTMTIFWLLQLHLSAAKYVRETKLDRPLRREDFASVLLHAPELSDPGLWRDYFSRDRLFSPDAHERWLFPDLQSLPPISAMPFSTSAATPMCLHEEPDESDRLVSFALAVAQKQRQPIGTEEYRGGSGDALGHALAALQSSIMRARTTDRTIAPYSATKAHFWIQFVRACLGGVVMPPSEGTEDTRRSLNPAIGLAHGGGAEIELDEFRDIFGITGEEWRGYYSRVVWEGVPARVAFAKPDLKPLPHALAVKTAPRSSSMASAQQPTLRAAKNFIESLDPSHGGSGTHDVAAADIASDDEAQPPSRSEDDLALMAAAVIDEAEIIALEDTEGSLVKGNSHARMLLRLYRVLAAEETSDEGAMAAALQVPCPGVDGVTQRTFWARRLHSAWMGCDGRLGSFEEFVDANRELADEELPLAVYSHSLWAGEEARRRFIEADRRPLAS, from the exons ATGAGTGGACTCGTCACCCGCGGCACGGCTCTCGCGAAATGGCTCCTGCCCGCAACGCTCTCCCGTCGCGGGCCCGAGCGCCGCGGTATGCtggtcggcctcgacgccgccggcaagacgacgctgctgtACCGCTGGAAgctgggcgagacggtcACGACGATCCCCACCGTGGGCTTCAACGTCGAGACCGTCTCCCGCGACGGTGGATTCTTCGACCTTGTCCTGTGGGACATTGGAG GAGGAGATAGGATCCGCCCTCTGTTCCGACACTACATCCCCTCGACAGAATACATCATCTTCATCCACGACTGCGCGGaccacgagcgccgcgacgagcagctcgacgagttcAACCGCGTGGCGCAGActctcgccgacgcggacgggCGCTTCATCTGTGTCATCTTCAACAAGCAGGACCTCCTGCCCCCTGCCAAAAGACGCCGacacgtcgccgacctcgcaAGGCGCTACGAGGAGAAAGCCGCCACGTACGCCGggaagctcgccgtcgacgtcctgAACCTGCCGGGGCTGAGCGCCACGAAGAGCTCCGACGCGGACTTGCACGTCGTCCTGGACCATGTGCAGGAGACGCTGCGGCACGGGCCTAAgccgagagcagcagcagtagcagccAGCGCGGTCGAGTCGCGACTCGTGGTTAAGGTCCCCCGTCCAGACGTGGATGACTTGAAGAGAGAGGCGCAGCGGATGGTCGATGCGGATGGCTTGTCGGCGGATGAGTTTTGGCAGGCGCTCGAGCGAGGTGACTTGCAGGA CACCATGACAATCTTCTGGCTCCTCCAACTCCACCTCTCGGCAGCCAAGTACGTCCGGGAAACAAAACTCGACAGGCCGCTCAGACGCGAGGACTTTGCCAGCGTGCTGCTCCATGCCCCCGAGTTGTCCGACCCCGGCCTGTGGAGGGACTATTTCTCCCGGGATAGACTCTTCTCGCCCGACGCCCACGAGCGTTGGCTCTTTCCAGACCTGCAGTCCCTGCCGCCCATCTCCGCAATGCCCTTTAGTACCAGCGCAGCGACGCCCATGTGTCTCCATGAGGAACCCGACGAGAGTGATAGGCTCGTGAGctttgccctcgccgtcgcgcaaAAGCAACGACAGCCGATAGGCACCGAGGAGTatcgaggcggcagcggtgatGCTCTCGggcacgcgctcgccgctctGCAGTCGTCCATCATGCGCGCTCGCACGACGGACCGTACCATCGCGCCGTACTCGGCAACCAAGGCGCACTTTTGGATCCAGTTTGTGCGCGcgtgcctcggcggcgtcgtcatgccGCCCAGCGAAGGTACCGAGGACACCAGAAGGAGTCTCAACCCCGCCATCGGACTTGCAcacggcgggggcgcggaaatcgagctcgacgagttcAGGGACATATTTGGGATCACGGGCGAAGAGTGGCGCGGGTACTACTCGCGCGTCGTGTGGGAGGGCGTGCCCGCGCGCGTGGCGTTTGCGAAGCCGGACctgaagccgctgccgcacgCCCTGgcggtgaagacggcgccgcggagtAGTAGCATGGCGAGTGCGCAGCAGCCGACTCTGAGGGCCGCGAAAAATTTCATCGAGAGTCTGGATCCAAGTCATGGGGGGTCTGGTACGCATGACGTTGCCGCAGCAGACATAGCcagcgatgatgaggccCAGCCGCCCTCCCGTTCGGAAgacgacctcgccctcatggccgccgcggtgattgacgaggccgagatcATCGCGCTGGAAGACACCGAGGGCTCTTTGGTCAAGGGCAACAGCCACGCCaggatgctgctgcgcctttatcgcgtcctcgcggcggaggagacgtcggacgagggcgccatggccgccgcgctgcaggTTCCCTgcccgggcgtcgacggcgtgaCGCAGAGGACGTTCTGGGCTAGGCGGTTGCACTCCGCGTGGATGGGCTGTGATGGGCGTCTGGGGTCGTTTGAAGAGTTTGTAGACGCGAACAGGGAgctggcggacgaggagctgccgctggcggtgtATTCGCACTCGctgtgggcgggcgaggaggcgcggagGAGGTTTATCGAAGCGGATCGCAGGCCACTAGCGAGTTGA
- a CDS encoding Glutathione transferase (antiSMASH:Cluster_6.1~SMCOG1193:glutathione S-transferase~EggNog:ENOG503NV1S~COG:O), protein MPNVDTSLPPETTGAAADLAARHAADHPLKLYGGWFCPFVQRSWITLVEKRIPHQYIEINPYRKEASFLAMNPRGLVPTLVVPVDASGKGQKPLFESSIISEYLEEAYADEKHGPALLPKEPYEKARARLWIDHISTRIIPAFYKLLQHTADKPFSIDEAREELHRHIRAFTEQMDPKGPWFLGEQISLVDISLAPWAKRLWLIDHYKPGGLGISKDGDAVWSRWKTWMDAVEGRESVKATWSADERYLAAYKRYADDTTNSLVGQATRQGNRLP, encoded by the coding sequence ATGCCCAACGTCGACACGTCTCTCCCGCCCGAGACaaccggggcggcggcggacctggccgcgcgccacgccgccgaccaccCGCTCAAGCTATATGGCGGTTGGTTCTGTCCATTCGTGCAGCGCTCCTGGATCACCCTGGTCGAGAAGCGCATCCCGCACCAGTACATCGAGATCAACCCGTACCGCAAGGAGGCCAGCTTCCTCGCCATGAACCCGCGCGGCCTGGTCCCGACGCTGGTCGTACCCGTGGACGCGAGTGGCAAGGGCCAGAAGCCGCTGTTCGAGAGCAGCATCATCTCCGAATATCTCGAAGAAGCGTATGCGGACGAGAAGCATGGACCTGCTTTGCTTCCCAAGGAGCCCTACGAGAAGGCCCGGGCGCGGCTGTGGATCGACCACATCAGCACGCGCATCATCCCGGCCTTTTacaagctgctgcagcacacGGCCGACAAGCCGTTCAGCATTGATGAGGCTCGTGAAGAGCTGCACCGCCATATTAGAGCCTTCACGGAGCAGATGGACCCGAAGGGACCGTGGTTCCTGGGCGAGCAGATCAGCCTTGTGGACATAAGCCTGGCACCGTGGGCGAAGCGCCTGTGGCTCATCGACCACTACAAGCCGGGAGGACTGGGCATCTCAAAGGACGGAGACGCTGTCTGGAGCCGCTGGAAGacgtggatggatgccgtcgagggccgtgAGAGCGTCAAGGCGACTTGGAGTGCTGATGAGCGCTATCTTGCGGCGTACAAGAGGTACGCCGATGATACCACCAACTCACTTGTCGGGCAGGCCACGAGGCAAGGGAACCGACTTCCGTAG
- a CDS encoding putative secondary metabolism biosynthetic enzyme (COG:Q~antiSMASH:Cluster_6.1~EggNog:ENOG503NTZA~TransMembrane:1 (n4-12c20/21o44-69i)~SMCOG1001:short-chain dehydrogenase/reductase SDR), whose amino-acid sequence MSSSSAAAAAAAERSALTQRSIPFMTLATDTSAPPPPAPDAASRFAVSGVAILTGGTGAIASAIARALLQHGLSGLMLLDLSVRNSVRSNDDDEDEDEGGGGGGGGGGGGGGGGGGATDLVAALRRDFPHAAIRARATDVTDEADVAAAVADTVAVFGSVDALVCLAGVVGCAHALDMPVAQWRRIMDVNATGSFICAQAVARQMVRQNDQASPPAVLDRGGHDEAAGHHRGGRGGRIVLTASISAHRVNYPQPQAAYNASKAAVVALKSCLAAEWARHGILVNSVSPGYVDTLLNAGDGLAAARASWRSRNPSGRMGGPDEIAGVVVMLLSRAGSYVNGADIIVDGGGAVF is encoded by the coding sequence ATGTCGtcctcatccgccgccgccgccgccgccgccgagcgcagCGCCCTCACCCAGCGCTCCATCCCGTTCATGACCCTCGCGACGGATACCTccgccccgccaccacccgccccggacgccgcctcgcgcttcGCCGTGTccggcgtcgccatcctcaccggtggcacgggcgccatcgccagcgccatcgcccgcgcACTCCTGCAGCATGGCCTCTCGGGCCTCATGCTGCTCGACCTGTCCGTCCGCAACAGCGTCCGctccaacgacgacgacgaagatgaagatgaaggaggaggaggaggaggaggaggaggaggaggaggaggaggaggaggaggaggagcaacagacctcgtcgccgcgctgcgccgcgactTCCCGcacgccgccatccgcgcccgcgccaccgacgtgaccgacgaggccgacgtcgccgccgccgtcgccgacaccgtcgccgtgttcggctccgtcgacgccctcgtctgcctcgccggcgtcgtcggctgcgcccacgccctcgacatGCCCGTCGCGCAGTGGCGGCGCATCATGGACGTCAACGCCACGGGCTCGTTTATCTgcgcgcaggccgtcgcgcgccagATGGTCAGGCAGAACGACCAAGCATCACCGCCAGCAGTACTAGACCGTGGGGGGCATGATGAGGCCGCTGGGCACCAtcgtggtggccgcggcggccgcatcgtcctcacggcctccatctcggcgcACCGCGTCAACTACCCCCAGCCGCAGGCCGCCTACAAcgccagcaaggccgccgtcgtcgccctcaagagctgcctggccgccgagtgggcgcggcacggcatcctcgtcaacaGCGTCAGCCCGGGCTACGTCGACACCCTGCTcaacgccggcgacgggctcgccgccgcccgcgccagctgGCGCTCCCGCAACCCCTCGGGCCGCATGGGCGGGCCCGACGAgatcgccggcgtcgtcgtcatgctGCTCAGCAGGGCGGGCTCCTACGTCAacggcgccgacatcatcgtcgacggcggcggcgccgtcttctgA
- a CDS encoding uncharacterized protein (antiSMASH:Cluster_6.1~COG:S~EggNog:ENOG503PEV2~SECRETED:SignalP(1-19~SECRETED:cutsite=VLG-SD~SECRETED:prob=0.8732)) — MKFSTKAVALLSLAARVLGSDIPADGHEEPIAWEVEVRPDEKVTLPGTVQEVRAQLLERNPDWDTTVAPVLAAREAATSIRSRINRRDGDYFPVIQCGVGQAADIQAYLENHIKYLSSLKGKPINGPGGCGRVSCQHSVGVWWCNEHKKNPLELNSWKALSDGLAALRGSCIKEGSGAAGSLSGYRVIIAGADCGKKG, encoded by the exons ATGAAGTTCTCTACCAAGGCCGTAGCGCttctctccctcgccgcccgg GTGCTCGGGTCGGACATACCAGCGGACGGACATGAAGAGCCCATTGCGTGGGAGGTCGAGGTCCGGCCCGACGAAAAGGTGACGCTCCCCGGCACCGTGCAGGAGGTccgcgcgcagctcctcgagcgcaaCCCGGACTGGGACACGACCGTGGCACCGGTGCTCGCGGccagggaggcggcgacgtcgataCGGTCCCGGATCAACCGTAGGGACGGCGACTATTTCCCCGTGATCCAGTGCGGCGTGGGTCAAGCGGCCGACATACAGGCGTACCTGGAAAACCACATCAAGTACCTCAGCAGCCTGAAGGGTAAGCCGATCAACGGGCCCGGAGGTTGTGGCAGAGTCAGCTGCCAGCACAGCGTCGGGGTGTGGTGGTGCAACGAG CACAAAAAAAATCCACTCGAGCTGAACTCGTGGAAGGCGCTCAGCGATGGACTCGCGGCGCTTAGGGGTAGTTGCATTAAGGAGGGCTCCGGCGCGGCTGGCAGCCTGTCAGGCTACCGCGTCATAATCGCCGGTGCCGATTGCGGCAAGAAAGGCTGA
- a CDS encoding uncharacterized protein (antiSMASH:Cluster_6.1~COG:S~EggNog:ENOG503NU7P) — MSDNTSSRFAPQNKSTHERLSTNTVGLVALSDFRKRRAQVLEQQEREAREAAFSGASTPDRSHTATPDNAGSDSASGPGMAPAKKKKKRPQGKKLLSFDDEDGDEGDSSAAEKNGHAKSKFKANAAVGVIPKATTKSALRREAAERETLRREFVQVQEAVKATEIAIPFVFYDGINTPGGMVRMRKSDFIWVFLDKSRKVGAELGVGDQSTPRKSWARVGVDDLMLVRDTVIIPHHYDFYFFVMNKSIGPGGHRLFGYRNEAPPVPETPDAGTDSVDANRLVLKASKAAAPDIKTLEGATDDPTRTKVVDRRWYLRNKHIYPASTWQEFDPEKDYANEIRKDTGGNTFFYSK, encoded by the exons atgtccgaCAACACCAGCTCGCGGTTCGCGCCGCAGAACAAGTCTACCCACGAGCGGCTCTCGACGAACACGGTCGGCCTAGTCGCCCTCTCCGACTTTCGCAAGCGACGCGCCCAagtcctcgagcagcaggagcgcgAAGCCCGAGAAGCCGCCTTCTCTGGTGCATCAACGCCCGACCGCTCGCATACGGCGACTCCCGACAATGCTGGCAGCGACTCGGCGAGCGGTCCCGGGATGGCcccggccaagaagaagaagaagaggccgCAGGGGAAGAAGTTGCTGTCCTtcgatgacgaagacggagacgaggGGGACAGCTCTGCCGCCGAGAAGAACGGCCACGCCAAGTCCAAGTTCAAGGCCAAcgcagccgtcggcgtcatcccCAAAGCCACCACAAAGTCGGCGTTACGGAGGGAGGCTGCCGAGCGGGAAACACTGCGCCGCGAATTCGTGCAGGTGCAggaggccgtcaaggctACCGAGATCGCCATCCCCTTCGTCTTTTACGATGGCATCAATACGCCGGGCGGCATGGTGCGGATGAGAAAGAGTGATTTCATCTGGGTGTTCCTCGACAAAAGCCGCAAGGTGGGCGCGGAGCTGGGCGTTGGCGACCAGAGCACACCGCGCAAATCATGGGCGCGAGTTGGCGTGGATGACCTGATGCTCGTGCGCGACACGGTCATCATTCCTCAT CATTATGATTTCTATTTCTTCGTCATGAACAAGAGCATCGGGCCGGGCGGCCATCGGCTCTTCGGCTACCGCAACGAGGCTCCTCCAGTGCCCGAGACTCCTGACGCCGGAACCGATAGTGTAGATGCGAACCGCCTTGTGCTCAAGGCATCAAAAGCGGCGGCTCCCGATATTAAGACACTCGAAGGCGCGACGGACGACCCGACGAGGACCAAGGTCGTAGATCGAAGGTGGTACCTGAGGAACAAGCACATATATCCGGCGAGCACCTGGCAAGAATTTGACCCGGAGAAGGACTATGCCAACGAGATCCGCAAGGACACGGGCGGCAACACCTTCTTTTATTCGAAGTGA
- a CDS encoding uncharacterized protein (antiSMASH:Cluster_6.1~EggNog:ENOG503PH9Q) — protein MDTSCPETIERPDGSREDEPPWPKEQENKGVAAAEDEDGEFIEEPLSNLAHRLRIPGVGDGFAGHEETVEGAEFCGTDGPSDEEAAGVPGMYGGGVGGEIGVKTDEVGEFREKSLAMRGEDQARAQPVKNGRVGTYGH, from the coding sequence ATGGACACGTCATGCCCAGAGACGATAGAGCGCCCAGATGGCTcccgcgaggacgagccaCCCTGGCCAAAAGAGCAAGAGAATAAgggcgttgccgccgccgaggatgaagacggcgaaTTCATAGAAGAGCCTTTGTCGAACCTGGCGCACCGTTTGCGAATCccaggcgtcggcgacggcttTGCTGGACATGAGGAGACCGTGGAAGGCGCCGAGTTTTGCGGCACCGACGGCCCGAgcgacgaagaagccgctGGCGTACCAGGCATGTacggaggcggcgtgggcggcgagatAGGCGTGAAGACAGACGAGGTAGGAGAGTTTCGCGAAAAGTCGCTGGCAATGCGAGGCGAGGATCAGGCTCGGGCCCAGCCGGTGAAGAACGGTCGAGTGGGGACTTATGGACACTGA
- a CDS encoding uncharacterized protein (antiSMASH:Cluster_6.1~COG:J~EggNog:ENOG503NXGY), with protein MFCCTHSFATRHINRPSQHCDTHAQYLAPATSENPLLNSPRLQRQKKSEGHCCRRRRLAMAAFNLDPDVDMHKLLLHLQLLEEDGSAQDANELKSVPIFTETTRGHAKSLPSKPFSQYGLLGGDVAKMSGLMYSNSIISSHHDPRIFQNISAPSSVFICGSQGSGKSHTLSCMLENCLLPSDANVLPRPLTGIVFHYDYFTSDAGGSPCEAAYLSSDPAVKVRVLCPPTNIVQIRRIYSKLPHVQVEGLRFDESDLNTKRMLDLMAVSSIHGGMPLYLHVVTRILRQLRVEQQSVSSGFKYSTFRRYLDEEDLNPGQRGPLQQRLDTLESFMANEQVYGNPGGGKKKATVRQGTNWTPKASQLTIVDLSCPCVTAEAACALFNICLSLFLEQPSTIGRVVALDEAHKYMTNSAECETLTQALLTTIRLQRHQGARVIISTQEPTISPKLLDLCSVTMVHRFTSPDWLRALKGHLAGATALNKGRASFKPYDEDVDDCTAYPDAEMQLFSQIVSLRTGEALMFAPSAVVGVLKRTPESPVTDESPASDDGEASEVKSEDSHETAVNSEDSDSKATTELVRLGHGFIKIRVRKRITQDGGRSVMAG; from the exons ATGTTTTGCTGCACTCACTCGTTCGCCACTCGCCACATCAACCGCCCCTCACAACATTGCGATACGCACGCGCAGTACCTCGCGCCCGCGACTTCAGAAAACCCTCTCCTAAACTCACCTCGCCTGCAACGACAAAAGAAAAGTGAAGGACACtgctgtcggcgccggcggctcgccatggctgcgtTCAATCTCGATCCCGATGTAGACATGCACAAGCTGCTGTTGCATCTGCAGCTTCTCGAAGAGGATGGCTCGGCACAGGACGCAAACGAGCTGAAAAGCGTTCCCATCTTCACCGAGACGACCCGCGGCCATGCCAAGTCGTTGCCCTCGAAGCCGTTCAGCCAGTACGGCctcctgggcggcgatgtGGCCAAGATGTCAGGCTTGATGTACAGCAACAGCATTATTTCCTCACACCACGATCCAAGGATCTTCCAAAACATCAGCGCGCCCTCTAGCGTCTTCATCTGTGGCAGTCAAGGCTCCGGAAAGAGCCATACGCTGAGCTGCATGCTGGAGAATTGTCTGCTTCCATCTGACGCAAACGTGCTCCCCCGGCCTCTGACCGGCATCGTTTTTCATTACGACTACTTCACATCGGACGCTGGCGGCTCCCCATGCGAGGCTGCGTACCTGTCATCGGATCCAGCGGTCAAGGTGCGCGTGCTGTGCCCGCCAACGAACATTGTCCAGATTCGG AGAATCTACAGCAAGCTGCCACATGTTCAGGTCGAGGGACTACGCTTCGATGAGAGTGACCTCAACACGAAGCGAATGCTCGACTTGATGGCCGTGAGCTCCATCCACGGCGGCATGCCTCTATACCTTCACGTCGTCACGCGCATTCTACGCCAGCTtcgcgtcgagcagcagagTGTCAGCTCGGGCTTCAAGTACAGTACCTTCAGGCGCTACCTGGATGAGGAGGACTTGAACCCTGGTCAGCGCGGCCCGTTACAACAGCGTCTCGACACTCTCGAGAGCTTCATGGCGAACGAGCAGGTATATGGCAACCCCGGCGGaggaaagaagaaggccacGGTTCGGCAAGGCACCAATTGGACTCCCAAG GCCAGCCAACTAACTATTGTTGATCTCTCATGCCCATGTGTCACCGCGGAAGCGGCCTGCGCCTTGTTCAACATTTGCCTCAGCCTTTTTCTGGAACAGCCATCGACGAtcggccgtgtcgtcgcgctcgacgaggcgcacaAGTACATGACGAACTCGGCAGAGTGCGAGACCTTGACACAAGCACTGCTCACCACGATCCGTCTCCAGCGCCATCAGGGGGCCCGGGTCATCATCTCCACGCAGGAACCTACCATCTCCCCGAAGCTCCTAGACCTCTGCTCCGTCACCATGGTGCACCGCTTCACCTCCCCAGACTGGCTGCGCGCACTCAAGGGCCATCTCGCGGGCGCAACGGCCCTGAACAAAGGCCGCGCCAGCTTCAAGCCATACGATGAAGATGTTGACGACTGCACAGCGTATCCCGATGCTGAGATGCAGTTATTCTCGCAGATTGTCTCCCTGCGCACCGGCGAAGCACTGATGTTCGCGCCCAGcgctgttgttggtgttCTCAAGCGCACCCCTGAATCTCCCGTCACAGACGAATCTCCCGCCAGTGACGATGGCGAAGCGAGTGAGGTGAAGAGCGAGGACTCGCACGAGACAGCCGTCAACTCCGAGGATAGCGACTCCAAGGCCACCACCGAGCTGGTGCGGCTCGGACACGGCTTCATAAAAATTCGCGTCCGGAAGCGCATCACTCAGGATGGAGGCCGCAGCGTCATGGCGGGCTAG